Below is a window of Solanum stenotomum isolate F172 chromosome 7, ASM1918654v1, whole genome shotgun sequence DNA.
GACAATACTTGGCACCGTACTTGCACCATAAAGTTTATATGGAACACAATACTTGATAATACCTGAATTGTTTATCTGGATGACAATACTTGGCACCATAAAATACCTGAATTGGTCAATTTTATTCGCAATGGAGCCTGGATGGTGTAGAGGGTAAGTAATCCTCTTCTCCTCTTGTTTATCTGGGTTTACTTACACCAATTCAGGTACTTTATGGTGACAATACTTAGCACTCCAATTCATCCATGTTACACACTTACCATTTGGCCCAGATATTTTATGCACTTTCATAAGTGCTTATACTGTGTTAACCATTTCAAGTCTCCTGAATTCAAAATTATCTAGCAACTCAATCTAAGCTAtgttcttttttcatttttttaattaggtaattttttttattgatgtaTGGGCAAAAGCTCAGCATGCAAGAGTTTACAGAAAGTAAGGAATCCATGcgttcttattttattttctgcAAAAAGCTACCCTGGAAGCATTGACACTTGCATCTTCCCCTTgccaaatgtgaaaacattgaACTAATAACTATATCTCTACtaatgttgaaaaaaaaattaaaaaaataatggagTAATAATTATATCTCTACTAACATTATTTGTGATGATcttctcaaaaaagaaaaacaacattAGTTGTGATGCATATTGGATCTGTTGTTCATACTTTTCAAAAACAATATTGTATCTACTGTTCATTCTGCCTCAAAAGCTAGTTTCCAGTGACTAATATTTGCCACTGGCTAAGACCTTGAGCAAACTTTCAAGTTCTGGTGCTGTGAGCAGCTTGAGTAAATATATTGGATTTTAGAATGAGATCCAAAGTGTTTGAGTAAATCTAACTGTTCTGTTTTTGCTTGATTGTTTAGATAGTGGCTTGGAAATCTTTCAAAGAGACGGATCTGTTGAAGGACAGAATGTTGTAGAAACAGAATCTACTACTCCTATGGAGCATATAGATCTTGTTTGTAATGATGCTGGTGCTGAGATATTTAGCGAAAATCCCATGGCTCAATCAATCCAGCATGATGGACATCCTAGTACGCAGAGTTCTCTGATGAGGTATGCATGTCTTGCAATATTTAAGCTTCCATCTGACTAGGTTCTTCATTTTCCACTGGACCTTCAGTAAACATCTTTGGTTCTTCATTGACCCTACTTCATTTTTTGCAATTGTGTTTACCAATATACagatcatacttttttttttatgaccgcATACAGATCatactttattaaatttgatGTAGGATGAATGTGAAATCGAAGTTCTTTTTGTGTTTCATTCTTATTGATTTAATAAATCTTTCTTTTGTGTCTCATTCTTGTTGATTTAATAAATCAATCTTTGGCCAAAAACATTCCTCAACTATGTCCTGAACCTAAATATCCTTGAACCATTCTTGTGAACAAAAAGACATCCTTGGAGTATCCAGAACTTTGCAGCTTTCGTCCTGCCATTAGTTTCTTTCAAAAAGTTAACGGCTCTAACAGAAAAAGGTGCTGAGCACCTGACTTCCTCAAAGCTATCCTAATTCTGGAACATTATTTTTCGGCAACAACAAAGATAGTTTGGTTGAGAATATATGGTGGTGATTGCGGTTATACAAATGCGAAATGTTTGACTAGGAAGTAAAAGTAAGAGGGGAAGGAAAAAAAGACTATGGTTTTAAGAATAGTTTGAGTCTCTGTGAGTGAAACATGATCTGAACATGATAGGTTGGTGATtatcttcctttttctttttcaaattttttttgaagaactAAACCGCAGGTTCCATGAGCACAGGGATGGTGCACAGATTTTGCTTCATACAGAAATAACTAGTTTCCCCGATTTACACCAAGAACTAATTCAGGGCACCAAGAAATGTTTAAATTTAAAAGAGGATAATTGGTTTAAGGCAGAAGGGGAAAAATGAACTATAAAAATAACAAGGAATCAAATAAATACCTTCAGTATACTTCTATAGTCCCCTTCTGTGTTCACCAAAAACCCAGTGAAGTTCTTCTTTGTCCCAGAATTTTGCAGAATCATTCACCTCTTGATGACCACCTTCGCCGGTGGACGAGGCATGTTCTCAGTTTTATCAATTTGGAAGAACGAGCATCGAGGAGAGAGAAAGAGTTGAAAGCTCAAGAGCTGCTTTCCTAGGTATTTGCTTCTCCGTTATGCTACAACTCCACCTAAGTTGGGGGAAGCTCTATGGGAGGAGTCATGACCGTTACGTTTTTGAAACAAACTAGCAGCAGGATGAAACCTGATAGTAAAGATGTTGTTTAGATTTGAGGTATTAGGTATATTTAGATGTTTTTGGCTAAAACCTCGATGTTTTTCCATGTACTCTCAACAAGCTGATGACCTTTTCTTCTTTGAAGAGTTTAGATTTCCCGTCCTCTTCTTGTCTATGAGCTGTAGTATCTTTCTAGCTCTAAGATTTAAGATCAGATTAAATCTAAAGTTGCTTTTTGTTCGGGTTTTTCCATCCTTCTGTTATCTGAATGCACCTTGATTTTTGTAGGAATGATAGCCTGTCAACTGAATACTTAACCATGACTGAAGGGATAATTAGTGCTGATACTGAGGTGACAAAATTCTTTGTTCTGATTGTTTGCTTTTTATTTGATTCCATTTTTGACTTGGAATTTCCTTTGCCTTCATATTTTATCTGTTAGCCCCACAATATGGAGATTCAAGCTGAAATTAATCATCTCAAGTTCGTGCTGGTACTGCTCTTTGGAcaatttattgttgaaattgtgCTTACCCTACTTGGCGTCAATTTTTCTTTGTTCAGACGTTTTTTATATACCTTTCCCATAAGTATACCAATGCCTTAAATGGTTTTGTTGCTGTTCTTAGCATCAGAAGGAGCTGGAGTTAACTCAATTGAAGCAGCAGATTGAAGAGGAAAAGGTATAATTTCCTTCTTACTCTTCCCCATTCTtcaggaaaagaaaagaagataaaaatacGAAGACCTAATTCCCTTTTTGCCTTGCTATGGTAATggatattttccttttttaaatgaTAGAAAAAGACACATTTCTCTGCGCTGCAGAGATGTTGCCACTTATTTTACATTCTTCTATGTCATCTTAACTATTGGCGTATGATCTCTCGTGTTCAGTTTCTTCAATATATCTTGTAACATACCAAAGTGTGATTTGACTTTTTGATGACACAATCTTATACATAATAACACAACTCAACAAACTATGAAAGGGACCAGTGGATAAGGTAAACTGGAGTGTTCTCTCTtgggaactttttttttttttttgaaataaggcatctttattgattatagaaccatatatatatatatatatatatgtatgaaaaggaaaaacataaaTCATGGTTCATTTTTGCACATTAAttataacaaacataataaaTTAGTTTTGGTGAGTCTTGTGAATGTTTTTTCTTCCATAACTAGCTGGTGGAGCTTGACAGACGCATTGGTGTTTTGTCAAGTCACATATGGGATGTTTATCTATGCATTTCAGCTTTACACAATCAGCATCCTTAGAGCATCCTCCCACATAGCTTCCTTGTCCCAACAAAATAAGCAAAAAAGAGACCAAGAAAATCTTAAGGAATGTTGCCTTCTCCATTTTCTCTTCCAAGTTTTGTGGTACCACAAGAATAATCAACTATATCTGTGATTAG
It encodes the following:
- the LOC125870201 gene encoding uncharacterized protein LOC125870201, with protein sequence MEKATFLKIFLVSFLLILLGQGSYVGGCSKDADCVKLKCIDKHPICDLTKHQCVCQAPPASYGRKNIHKTHQN